The genomic interval TGGACCGCGGACGCCGCCGCATTCGACTGAGCCATATGGAGGTTCCCTCGATTACTCCTCGACGCGGCCCCCGGCCGCGACGATCTTTTCGCGAGCGCCCGCGCTCACCTTGAGCCCGCGCACCGCGATCGCCTTCGTGATCGCACCGTTCGCCAGCACCTTCACCGGGCCCTTGTTCGCGCGGATCACACCCGCCTCGGCGAGCGATTCGCGCGTGATGTCACCGCTGATCGACTCCAAGTCGTCGAGGCGCACGAGCTGCGACTCCACGCGGAATGGATTCGTGAAGCCGCGCTTCGGCAGACGGCGAGTGATCGGCATCTGGCCACCCTCGAAATGTGGCTTGCCGCCGCCCGGACCGTGGTGTCCCGCGCGCGCCTTGATGCCCTTCGTGCCTTTGCCCGACGTCTTACCGGTGCCCGAACCCGGGCCGCGGCCCAGACGCTTGCGGTTCTTCGTGGAACCCGGCGCCGGCGAAAGATTGTAGAGGCCGATCTTTTCGACCTTCGGTTCGGCCTTCGCTTTTCTCGGCATTTACTCGGTCGCCTCCGCCTTCGCCTTCGCTTTGGGCTTCGGCTTGGACTTGGTCTTTTTGTCCCCCCCGCCGTCGATCACGCTGACCTCGACGAGGTGACGCACCTGCTTGAGCTGCCCAGCCAACCCCGGAGTGATCGTCTTCTCGATTACGTCCTGATGATGCTTGAGTCCGATCGCCTCGAGCGTCGCGCGCATGCGCCACGAGTGCCCGAT from Gemmatimonadaceae bacterium carries:
- the rplO gene encoding 50S ribosomal protein L15; amino-acid sequence: MGLYNLSPAPGSTKNRKRLGRGPGSGTGKTSGKGTKGIKARAGHHGPGGGKPHFEGGQMPITRRLPKRGFTNPFRVESQLVRLDDLESISGDITRESLAEAGVIRANKGPVKVLANGAITKAIAVRGLKVSAGAREKIVAAGGRVEE
- the rpmD gene encoding 50S ribosomal protein L30, which encodes MARTFVWHPRRGPAKTEKQNLPESGNVRIKQIRSGIGHSWRMRATLEAIGLKHHQDVIEKTITPGLAGQLKQVRHLVEVSVIDGGGDKKTKSKPKPKAKAKAEATE